The Leptospira mtsangambouensis genomic sequence CGGCAAACCAAAAGATTGGCAGCAAAGAAGAGAACCGCGAGAACCAAGGGAAAACGATACGAATTCGACATAAAACCCTCCGATTTAAGTTAAGCCTCTTACCCGGCCTTCTCCAGGCAAGAAATTTTTAGAAGAATTCTAATAGAAATCTTCAATCCGGATGTCGGGAAATGCATTGTTTTCTGTTTCTGCTGCCGCAAGGATCCCCTCATCCACCTGACCATTTAGCATCTCTTCCAAAGAGAGGAAGAGATTGGTGTGTACATTGGTACGACGGACCGCATAGTCCACCATCGTCCCTGTTTTCATGATAAAGGCCCAGTCGCTACTTTGTAATAATAAGAGTTCCCTTCCCATTTGTTTTAAAATTCGTTTTTGTAAATCCGTTCCAGTGGATCCGAATTCATGAGCCCGCTTGTGCATCCGAATGCTTAAAGAATGGATGAGAGGATAAATCCAATCATTGGTTGGATTGAGCCAAACTTCTCCATATCCATTTTCTCCCCAACTGGACATTTTCATTTCCACTGATTGGACCCTTGGGAGGGCACGAGTCGCTTCTAAAGGATGAGAGAGTTGGATGGTGTTTTGGTTGAAGTGGATTTTTTTAAATAAAAATTCAATGAACTGTGGGCCTTCATACCACCAGTGTCCGTACAACTCGGCGTCGTATGGAGAAACAATTACCGCTTGTTGTTTGTTTGTTTCAAATAAATGTTCTGCTTGGCGGATGCGGTTTCTTAAAAAATCTTCTGCATGGTTTCCGGCAGCTTCCATCGCCCAGTCCGGATGGTAGTATCCTTTGTCCTGAGTTTTCCCAGTGATCCGATAGTATTTGATACTGGTGTTGATCCTGACTCCATTGGAATTTAAATAAGGAGAAATTTCTTCCCAAGGGAGGTCATGGCCAATGTCCCGATAGTATTCTCTGTACCGAAAGTCTCCTGGGTAACCGTCAATGGAGCTCCAAACTTGTTTGCTACTTTCCGGATCACGTCCAAAAGCAAAAACCCCATACCCAACTTCCACGGGGGCATAAACACCGAATTTTGGTCTGGGGCTTGCATGTGTGATTCCATGAGTGTCCACAAAAAAATACCGAAACCCTTCCCGGTCCAGTTCCTCTTCTAGTTTTTGTGTGTATCCACATTCCGAAAGCCAGATCCCTTTGGGGTCTCTCCCCCAAATGCGTCGAAAAGTCCTTCGTCCATTTTTCAATTGGGAACGAAAGATCGAACTTTCCGAATCATAAAAAGGAAGGAAGGCATGAGTGGCGGGACTTGTCATCAGTTCGAGTTCCCCCGATTCTACAAAGGGAAGAAAACATTTGGTGAGGTCGCCATTCTCTTCTTCAAAGATGGATTCTGTATCTAAAAAATGTTCCAAGTATCGGGAAGCTAGATAATGGAGGTGCGGGTCTTTTGCATTACGTTTGGTTTCCTCTTTGGCAAGGCCGATCAGGTTTTTGATATAAGTTCGAAACCGATTTTGCAAATAAGGATCTGTCAACATCAGAGAAAGGGTAGGAGTAAAGGACATGGTGATCCGAAAACGAACCGATTCTTTTTTTAGATTTCGAAACACTCGGATGAGAGGGATATAGGTTTCGAGGATGGCTTCGTTTAACCAGTTTTCTTCGATAAAAGGAGTGTCGTATCCTGGGTGTCTAACAAATGGTAGGTGGGCATGCAAAACAAAAACCAAATGCCCTTTTAAAAAATGATTCATTACAAAAGTCCTTTTCCAGATCCCGAACCATTTCCAAAACTTGATGAGGGTCGGTTTGGATCTCGATTGGGATCACCTTGGTCACTATTTCTCGGATTCACATAGAACTCAGAGGCGTCTCCATCTTTAAAATAATACTCTTCACTTCCGGCAGATTTTGCCACAAGTCCCATACTAATCCATTGGGGATGGATCCATTCTTTATCCAATCGAAATGATTCTGTTCCCCCAGGAAGATCCTTTCCCGATGAATGAAGAGTGGATACTTCCTTTTGGTGAAAAGAAACAATGATAGAAGTTTGAATCTCTCTTACAGGAAACATAAATTTTAAGTAGTACGATTCGGTAAAGGGCAGAAGATCGTAAAATTCTGTTCGTTCACTTCCAAAGATATTTTTGTATTCAACCTTCAATCGAAATCGAAATTCATCGGTAGAGGGAGAATCCAAATCTGTTAATAGATTCTTTAAAGTTTTTTCAGAAAACTTCCAAAAGACAAAGGCTTCTTTTGGGGTACGTACAAGAACCCGAATGAGATCTTCCTGCGCAAATTCAGGGTGTTTGGTAAATCTGGAATCGTTGTAAATGGTTGGAACAGTCGATTTTGGAGGAGGATTCTCAATTTTTTTCGCTGTTTTTTTAGGAGCGGCTTTTACCGTTTTTTTAGCTGCAGTGACACTCGTCTTTTTCTTTTTGGCTGCAGTTTTATTTACCTTCCCATCCTTTTTATCTTCACTTCCCATCCTCCAAGCTTAAAGACGAGAAACACTCACCTTCAATTCTTTTTTATTTGACGTTTGCTTTTTTTCTAAAATACAATCAATCCATACCAAATTGGGACAAACTATGAAAATCAATTATACCTGGAAACATCTAGATCGATCCGAAGCCGCTGAAAAATACGCGGACGAAAAATTAGAACGAGTATCAAAATATGTTCAAAAAATAGTATCCTGTGAAGTATCATTTGAAGCCATTCATGGAGAAATCCACTCTAACATGAAGTTACATGCTGATGGCAATAATTTCAACGCACACAACCAAGACAAAGATGTATATGTTTGTATCGATGGATTGGAAGATAAAATTCTTTCCCAAACAAGCAAACACCACGATAAAAAAAGCCAACACTAACTCTTTTATGATTCAGAAGTCGGAAGAAGCACTTGCCTATCTTTCTAATGGTGAGTTTGAAACTGCAAAATCTCTTTATTCCGTACTTCTGGACAGAGACCCACTTGATTTAGCCTCCATCAGCGGTTTTTACATTGCCAGTTTTTGGGACCATAGACTTGATCTAATTCTAAAAACAAGAGAAGGAAAAGATAGAGGAAAACTCCTACTCGGGTTATTTGCCGATTTTGAATCCGAAATCCGAAAACGTGGGTACCATTCCACTGATAGTTTTTATGCCACCCAAGACTGCATCTTAAAAGAAGCACGAGACCACCTGAAACTTGCCTACCAATGGGAAGGAGCCAATGCGCTCGACAAAGATCTGTTACGTGATCTGGCAGCTTGTCTCATTAAAATCCAAGATTATGGAATGGCTTTGGAAGTATTACTCTATGGCGGAAACAAACAATCACCAGTCCTCCACTACTACCTTGCCGAAACACAAGTGATGACGGGAAATGAAAGAGAGGGAATAGAAACCTACCGAACTGCATTTTTAAATGACCCTCAACTTTTTCCCCATACCATCGTTCGTTGGCCACCCCTTCTTTCTCTCATCCAAAAGGCAAGTGAGATCACTTCAAAAGAAGAAGAGATGAAGGAACTTGTCCCTGTCCTTGCATGGAGAGAAGGACTCTTTCACCCTCCTTTGAAAAAGGACGAAACAACCATTCAAATTTGGTTTTCTGAATTAAAGAGGCTTGCTGATAGTAAGGAAAGGAGTGGAGGAAGTTTTCGTCTGGAAGCGAGGATGGAACAATTGGCTTTGGCCATTCTCCATTCGGCTGACGACATCCGTTCCCGCGATGCCGTCCAATTTGCCAAAGGATTTGTTTAAGAATTATCTTTCTACAGATTCGATGAGAAGTCTTAACTCATCTGCTGACGATTCTCTTCCTGTTTTTTCATAATACAATTCCAATTCCCGAAGTCCATACACCGCTCCAGGAGCAGATCGCAAACGATCTAGTAACACACGTTTTTGATAGGATTCATTTAGATCAAGGCTTGTTGGTTCGTATTGGTAGTTGTTTTGTTCGATCACTACACCCGCTGTATCTTGATTTCCCGGAAGATTTGGTTCTTGGGAAGTCCGGTTGGCAAGGACAAAAACAAGGCTTAAAGCCATGACGGCAGAGAAGGAATATTGAACCGTTCGATTTTCGATTAAGTCTCGGAAGGTGAAGGAGATCTTTTGGTTGGGTTTGTCGATGGTGACAGATTCGAGGAGGTTGAAAAGGCGGGTGTCAAAGTCTTTTGACATTCGGGGAAGGATGGTGTCTTCCTTTTCCTTCACCCTTTGGAAAAGAGAACAAATCTTATTTTCCAAAACCACATTGTCTGTATCCTCAGGAAATAGACCCGGATATTGTGAACGAAACCAATCTTTTAAACTCATAAACTTATTTTTCAAAGAACCCTTCTCCCTTTTCGTCTTTCTGGATGAGGTGCTTCAAAAACTCCTTCGCCTTGAAGAGACGACTCTTA encodes the following:
- a CDS encoding glycoside hydrolase family 57 protein → MNHFLKGHLVFVLHAHLPFVRHPGYDTPFIEENWLNEAILETYIPLIRVFRNLKKESVRFRITMSFTPTLSLMLTDPYLQNRFRTYIKNLIGLAKEETKRNAKDPHLHYLASRYLEHFLDTESIFEEENGDLTKCFLPFVESGELELMTSPATHAFLPFYDSESSIFRSQLKNGRRTFRRIWGRDPKGIWLSECGYTQKLEEELDREGFRYFFVDTHGITHASPRPKFGVYAPVEVGYGVFAFGRDPESSKQVWSSIDGYPGDFRYREYYRDIGHDLPWEEISPYLNSNGVRINTSIKYYRITGKTQDKGYYHPDWAMEAAGNHAEDFLRNRIRQAEHLFETNKQQAVIVSPYDAELYGHWWYEGPQFIEFLFKKIHFNQNTIQLSHPLEATRALPRVQSVEMKMSSWGENGYGEVWLNPTNDWIYPLIHSLSIRMHKRAHEFGSTGTDLQKRILKQMGRELLLLQSSDWAFIMKTGTMVDYAVRRTNVHTNLFLSLEEMLNGQVDEGILAAAETENNAFPDIRIEDFY
- the hpf gene encoding ribosome hibernation-promoting factor, HPF/YfiA family produces the protein MKINYTWKHLDRSEAAEKYADEKLERVSKYVQKIVSCEVSFEAIHGEIHSNMKLHADGNNFNAHNQDKDVYVCIDGLEDKILSQTSKHHDKKSQH
- a CDS encoding LIMLP_12425 family protein, which produces MSLKDWFRSQYPGLFPEDTDNVVLENKICSLFQRVKEKEDTILPRMSKDFDTRLFNLLESVTIDKPNQKISFTFRDLIENRTVQYSFSAVMALSLVFVLANRTSQEPNLPGNQDTAGVVIEQNNYQYEPTSLDLNESYQKRVLLDRLRSAPGAVYGLRELELYYEKTGRESSADELRLLIESVER